Proteins from one Drosophila gunungcola strain Sukarami chromosome 3R, Dgunungcola_SK_2, whole genome shotgun sequence genomic window:
- the LOC128255753 gene encoding KAT8 regulatory NSL complex subunit 2 isoform X2: MSSFSPNQLRQCTRFTGTPCTPDREQQLRDQIHSELAKIKYCANPTYECSLLRIEGYEYCIRHILRDPRANYRQCSHVYSNGRKCINAVAKYDNKKEQILTTLCFEHNRQSQLQKTHQNVGRIRSRVETNETLLHSLSSHINVDDIKPEVPKTEPHDDDEIDVVSPHVTPFVTQDHRNTIGHVVDSSRKRRRILDYASDSSSNDEDPPCLRNTAQDIEFYESDYESVDSEDDDPLKHAGVYTRAEAVRIAETKLIKLQGLYREQISHLQSVLKQRRRKYLHDIRRERELYCSIHDQLKETPHERKLYEQLKALNSYHRRQGMEAVLYKKLKEKRARDTLYASKSSSNPKCVFTEGGVKCGERTLPCCKHCRKHILEDKRQVLFRACGVERSGVVCQEPVASILEDSSCVLHLTVAPAKRQYIQKKCESETEEDETLSASVSSIIKTEKEEPTDNLCVSPVLNVTTAHGEDRNDDIKRIESIQKQTSTTS, translated from the exons ATGTCCAGCTTTTCGCCAAACCAATTGCGCCAGTGCACCCGCTTCACCGGCACGCCTTGCACACCGGACAGGGAGCAGCAGCTGCGGGATCAGATCCACAGCGAGCTGGCCAAGATCAAGTACTGCGCCAATCCCACCTACGAGTGCAGTCTGTTGCGGATTGAGGGCTACGAATACTGCATCCGGCACATATTGCGCGATCCACGTGCCAACTACCGCCAGTGCTCGCACGTCTACTCGAACGGGAGGAAGTGCATCAATGCGGTGGCCAAGTACGACAACAAGAAGGAGCAGATACTGACCACCTTGTGCTTCGAGCACAACCGCCAGTCGCAGCTGCAAAAAACCCATCAGAATGTGGGACGCATTCGCAGTCGCGTGGAGACCAACGAGACCCTGCTGCACAGCCTCTCGTCCCACATCAATGTGGATGACATCAAGCCGGAGGTGCCCAAAACCGAACcccatgatgatgatgaaatcGATGTGGTCTCGCCCCATGTAACTCCATTTG TCACCCAAGATCACCGAAATACCATTGGCCACGTTGTGGATAGCTCACGCAAGCGTCGCCGCATTCTGGATTATGCATCTGATAGTTCCAGCAACGATGAGGATCCACCTTGTCTCAGGAACACCGCCCAGGACATAGAGTTTTACGAATCAGACTATGAGAGCGTTGATTCTGAAGATGATGATCCTCTGAA ACATGCTGGTGTCTACACACGTGCAGAGGCTGTTAGGATTGCCGAGACCAAGTTGATTAAGCTTCAGGGCCTTTATCGTGAGCAGATTTCCCATCTGCAGAGTGTACTGAAGCAGCGGCGTCGCAAGTACTTGCACGACATACGTCGCGAACGAGAGCTGTATT gcAGCATCCATGACCAGCTGAAGGAAACGCCGCACGAGCGGAAGCTGTACGAACAGCTTAAGGCGCTGAACAGCTACCATCGTCGCCAGGGCATGGAAGCTGTGCTCTACAAGAAACTAAAGGAAAAGCGCGCCCGAGACACCTTGTATGCATCGAAGTCGTCGAGCAACCCAAAGTGCGTCTTTACCGAGGGCGGTGTCAAGTGCGGAGAGCGAACGCTGCCCTGCTGCAAGCACTGCCGCAAGCACATCCTGGAGGACAAGCGCCAGGTCCTGTTCCGGGCATGCGGCGTGGAACGCAGTGGGGTGGTCTGCCAGGAGCCGGTGGCCAGCATTCTTGAAGACTCCAGTTGTGTACTGCATCTGACAGTGGCGCCGGCTAAGCGCCAGTATATACAAAAG AAATGCGAGTCAGAGACCGAAGAAGATGAGACCCTGTCTGCCAGTGTGAGTAGCATTATAAAAACGGAAAAGGAGGAACCCACAGATAATCTGTGTGTGAGCCCAGTGCTTAACGTCACCACAGCTCATGGCGAGGACAGAAATGACGATATTAAACGTATAGAGTCCATTCAAAAGCAAACTAGCACTACTTCTTAA
- the LOC128264904 gene encoding uncharacterized protein LOC128264904 — protein MYNNWPKLERSPCSWDKMKAEQDDDSIDDDDHKCYLWRRRAKSESPTDVYEEKRSFFPQDNSHVNGSNGLEQPKSSKKSPHQLQRTQVSRARFILAKIAKNEAKGRTHPNDARDKVRCLATVEKFEKHKRENPPAFQLPNPQPKQKGPPVKRRRAAKRSKVGGPPRTKMFNEVVEDNLVMALVDELHDDGRLLNEKWEEIESILADMVTDRLMAVPQGPIPSFDSSEVIRGHRVIRCDDGFSKIFLAECVSRIGDSWNGLRIRLVHASQIPRRPQARIWLPKGQTDYTRVMSCLRAQNLDVDMSDWVILRAEEVLKASQPFVLLINQRCLPQLEASDYKVRYGIRMAKIKVLLADTDKVSEEDDEIVSWKREENFPSSSKSRRSSRE, from the exons ATGTATAATaattggccaaaactggagcGGAGTCCCTGCTCCTGGGACAAAATGAAGGCTGAACAGGACGACGATTCAATTGACGATGATG ATCATAAATGTTACCTCTGGCGTCGCCGTGCTAAATCCGAATCCCCAACTGATGTTTATGAAGAAAAGCGGTCGTTTTTCCCCCAGGACAACAGCCATGTCAATGGATCCAATGGTCTGGAGCAGCCGAAAAGCTCCAAAAAAAGCCCCCATCAGCTGCAAAGGACTCAGGTGAGCCGGGCTCGCTTTATTCTGGCCAAGATTGCCAAGAACGAAGCGAAGGGCAGAACGCATCCGAATGATGCGCGTGACAAGGTCCGATGCCTGGCTACGGTCGAGAAGTTCGAGAAACACAAACGGGAGAATCCCCCGGCCTTCCAGCTTCCAAACCCACAACCGAAGCAAAAAGGACCGCCAGTGAAAAGGCGCAGAGCGGCCAAAAGGTCAAAAGTTGGTGGCCCACCTAGGACTAAGATGTTCAATGAGGTGGTCGAGGACAACCTAGTAATGGCCTTGGTGGACGAGCTCCACGATGATGGCCGTCTGCTGAACGAAAAGTGGGAGGAGATTGAGAGCATATTGGCGGACATGGTGACCGACAGACTCATGGCCGTGCCACAGGGTCCCATCCCGTCCTTCGACTCCTCCGAAGTGATCCGTGGTCACCGGGTGATCAGGTGCGACGACGGGTTCTCGAAAATCTTCCTGGCAGAGTGCGTGTCCCGTATTGGTGACTCTTGGAATGGCCTACGTATCAGGCTCGTCCATGCCAGCCAGATTCCCCGGAGACCTCAAGCTCGCATCTGGTTGCCCAAGGGGCAAACGGATTACACGAGGGTTATGAGCTGCCTCAGAGCTCAGAATCTGGACGTGGATATGTCGGACTGGGTCATTCTCAGGGCAGAGGAAGTCTTGAAGGCAAGTCAGCCTTTTGTGTTGCTCATAAACCAGCGTTGCCTCCCGCAACTGGAGGCCTCCGACTACAAGGTTCGCTACGGCATCAGAATGGCCAAGATCAAGGTCCTTTTAGCTGATACCGATAAGGTATCAGAGGAAGACGACGAGATTGTGTCCTGGAAACGTGAAGAGAACTTCCCAAGTTCCAGTAAATCTCGCCGTTCTTCCAGAGAATGA
- the LOC128264888 gene encoding uncharacterized protein LOC128264888 isoform X1, protein MAFQRSSWRIAWPPLVTHGTACASNLSTPVRFLAKGTRQLGKHTRALRKTEENSFGWILPRGAQLSHTATRKIQERQLNKRRGKSSTFLLEDGSKTWRVRLGRGFRVCITEHSPPAEEMNQSEEDQELTEVINHADNLRGTELISPLELAELMDEIELVLATEESIVRPIDIEQALQTEEMEQEVRAVELEQEVENSFGWIVPLGAELPETVILQIQNRLLKKPHGKRYRCRLDDESKTWNVTFGRGNRVRVRQYEWNVTEQAKNTDQNKNKAQYNPVVEELDLIEDMTQTDEKKMTEQMAQEVKAEQTEEIEQTEVAVKSEQAVIIPSDWIVPLGAELSETAILHIQNLLLKKAVGKRFRFTLDDSSKTWRVIIGSSNNVRIRPHIRLGKEKEQNKDTEQRKDGDPTKDEAQCNLAAEKMDKSEDISQTNEQMELIKQAEETVKSEQAVNIPSDWTVPLGAELSETAILQIQNRLLKKAHGKRCRFTLDDGSKAWRVSIGHSNHVGLRQKEQNKNTEKGKDKAQYNPGAEETNQAEQPNQAEALNQTDEIDESEQLTKIVKVDLKDEIALSVRNSFGWILPLGAKLSDATIAEIQGRVLIGEPRWFLHRDGSKTWRITVGPDHRIRIIEHTPPQTDVMNLSKEEQEQTEEINHQKDEAVKSVQIAQSEKEMEQTVATLGGGNRVSIEHYHRPVEEMEQNKDTDQTKKLWESTRRMM, encoded by the coding sequence ATGGCTTTTCAAAGATCTTCCTGGAGGATTGCGTGGCCACCATTGGTGACGCATGGCACGGCCTGCGCATCAAACTTGTCCACGCCAGTCAGATTCCTTGCCAAGGGGACGAGGCAGCTGGGCAAGCACACCAGGGCACTGAGGAAAACGGAGGAGAACTCGTTCGGCTGGATATTACCTCGGGGAGCACAATTGTCCCACACTGCGACTCGGAAGATCCAGGAACGGCAGCTGAATAAGCGGAGAGGCAAATCCTCGACATTTCTGCTTGAAGATGGGTCGAAAACATGGAGAGTAAGGCTAGGCCGTGGCTTTCGAGTATGCATCACGGAGCACTCTCCTCCCGCGGAGGAGATGAACCAGTCAGAGGAGGATCAGGAGCTCACAGAGGTGATTAACCATGCAGACAATTTAAGGGGAACGGAACTGATTTCCCCATTGGAACTAGCGGAGTTAATGGATGAGATAGAGCTGGTATTGGCAACGGAGGAGTCAATTGTCCGACCTATTGACATAGAGCAAGCTCTGCAGACGGAAGAGATGGAGCAAGAGGTGAGAGCAGTGGAATTGGAACAGGAGGTGGAGAACTCGTTTGGCTGGATAGTCCCACTGGGAGCAGAGCTTCCTGAGACTGTAATCCTGCAAATCCAAAACCGACTGCTAAAAAAGCCGCATGGAAAACGGTACCGATGCCGTCTTGACGATGAGTCAAAAACCTGGAATGTGACCTTTGGCAGAGGAAATCGAGTTCGCGTTAGACAATACGAATGGAATGTTACGGAGCAGGCAAAAAATACagaccaaaataaaaacaaggcGCAGTACAATCCTGTCGTGGAGGAGCTGGATTTAATAGAGGACATGACCCAGACAGATGAGAAGAAAATGACGGAACAGATGGCTCAAGAGGTGAAAGCCGAGCAAACAGAAGAGATAGAGCAGACAGAGGTAGCTGTGAAGTCGGAGCAGGCGGTGATTATCCCGTCCGACTGGAtagttcctttgggagctgaACTTTCTGAGACTGCGATCCTGCACATCCAAAACCTACTGCTAAAGAAGGCGGTTGGAAAACGGTTTCGATTCACACTTGACGATAGTTCAAAAACCTGGAGAGTGATCATTGGCAGCAGTAATAACGTAAGGATCAGACCACACATTCGATTAGGCAAGGAAAAGGAGCAAAATAAGGATACGGAGCAGAGGAAAGATGGGGATCCGACGAAAGATGAGGCGCAGTGCAATCTTGCCGCAGAAAAGATGGACAAGTCAGAGGACATAAGCCAGACAAATGAGCAAATGGAGCTGATTAAGCAGGCGGAGGAAACTGTGAAGTCGGAGCAGGCAGTGAATATCCCGTCCGACTGGACAGTTCCATTGGGAGCTGAACTTTCTGAGACTGCGATCCTGCAAATCCAAAACCGACTGCTAAAAAAGGCGCATGGAAAACGGTGCCGATTCACGCTTGACGATGGTTCAAAGGCCTGGAGAGTGAGCATTGGCCACAGTAATCACGTAGGCCTCAGACAAAAGGAGCAAAATAAGAATACGGAGAAGGGGAAAGACAAGGCGCAGTACAATCCTGGCGCGGAGGAGACTAACCAGGCGGAGCAGCCAAACCAGGCAGAGGCGTTGAACCAGACAGATGAGATAGACGAGTCGGAACAGTTGACCAAGATAGTGAAGGTGGACCTGAAGGATGAGATAGCGCTGTCGGTGCGAAACTCGTTCGGCTGGATACTACCTCTGGGAGCTAAATTGTCTGACGCAACGATTGCGGAGATCCAGGGCCGAGTGCTGATAGGCGAACCCCGATGGTTTCTGCATAGAGATGGGTCGAAAACCTGGAGAATCACCGTGGGCCCTGACCATCGAATACGCATCATCGAGCACACTCCTCCACAGACGGATGTGATGAACCTATCAAAAGAGGAACAGGAGCAGACAGAGGAGATAAACCACCAGAAAGACGAGGCGGTTAAGTCGGTACAGATTGCCCAGTCAGAGAAGGAGATGGAGCAGACGGTGGCAACGCTCGGCGGAGGCAACCGAGTAAGCATCGAGCACTACCATCGTCCAGTTGAGGAAATGGAGCAAAATAAGGATACGGACCAGACGAAAAAATTATGGGAATCGACCAGAAGGATGATGTAA
- the LOC128255753 gene encoding KAT8 regulatory NSL complex subunit 2 isoform X1, which yields MSSFSPNQLRQCTRFTGTPCTPDREQQLRDQIHSELAKIKYCANPTYECSLLRIEGYEYCIRHILRDPRANYRQCSHVYSNGRKCINAVAKYDNKKEQILTTLCFEHNRQSQLQKTHQNVGRIRSRVETNETLLHSLSSHINVDDIKPEVPKTEPHDDDEIDVVSPHVTPFVTQDHRNTIGHVVDSSRKRRRILDYASDSSSNDEDPPCLRNTAQDIEFYESDYESVDSEDDDPLKHAGVYTRAEAVRIAETKLIKLQGLYREQISHLQSVLKQRRRKYLHDIRRERELYCSIHDQLKETPHERKLYEQLKALNSYHRRQGMEAVLYKKLKEKRARDTLYASKSSSNPKCVFTEGGVKCGERTLPCCKHCRKHILEDKRQVLFRACGVERSGVVCQEPVASILEDSSCVLHLTVAPAKRQYIQKFYELPSTPPLESIFAAGRGLDNFVAEDPRIDPRAEGDDLLDFASGIFEFDLDTADDLANSIEDECAMFLDMDSDLGLAIEGDSLDSARVDLGYEQEAEEVLNDLHPAETQDQENLIESQLGLNESHVHDSSELNFEIDESDRTVNEVLKMLEGIEQMPWFDALMN from the exons ATGTCCAGCTTTTCGCCAAACCAATTGCGCCAGTGCACCCGCTTCACCGGCACGCCTTGCACACCGGACAGGGAGCAGCAGCTGCGGGATCAGATCCACAGCGAGCTGGCCAAGATCAAGTACTGCGCCAATCCCACCTACGAGTGCAGTCTGTTGCGGATTGAGGGCTACGAATACTGCATCCGGCACATATTGCGCGATCCACGTGCCAACTACCGCCAGTGCTCGCACGTCTACTCGAACGGGAGGAAGTGCATCAATGCGGTGGCCAAGTACGACAACAAGAAGGAGCAGATACTGACCACCTTGTGCTTCGAGCACAACCGCCAGTCGCAGCTGCAAAAAACCCATCAGAATGTGGGACGCATTCGCAGTCGCGTGGAGACCAACGAGACCCTGCTGCACAGCCTCTCGTCCCACATCAATGTGGATGACATCAAGCCGGAGGTGCCCAAAACCGAACcccatgatgatgatgaaatcGATGTGGTCTCGCCCCATGTAACTCCATTTG TCACCCAAGATCACCGAAATACCATTGGCCACGTTGTGGATAGCTCACGCAAGCGTCGCCGCATTCTGGATTATGCATCTGATAGTTCCAGCAACGATGAGGATCCACCTTGTCTCAGGAACACCGCCCAGGACATAGAGTTTTACGAATCAGACTATGAGAGCGTTGATTCTGAAGATGATGATCCTCTGAA ACATGCTGGTGTCTACACACGTGCAGAGGCTGTTAGGATTGCCGAGACCAAGTTGATTAAGCTTCAGGGCCTTTATCGTGAGCAGATTTCCCATCTGCAGAGTGTACTGAAGCAGCGGCGTCGCAAGTACTTGCACGACATACGTCGCGAACGAGAGCTGTATT gcAGCATCCATGACCAGCTGAAGGAAACGCCGCACGAGCGGAAGCTGTACGAACAGCTTAAGGCGCTGAACAGCTACCATCGTCGCCAGGGCATGGAAGCTGTGCTCTACAAGAAACTAAAGGAAAAGCGCGCCCGAGACACCTTGTATGCATCGAAGTCGTCGAGCAACCCAAAGTGCGTCTTTACCGAGGGCGGTGTCAAGTGCGGAGAGCGAACGCTGCCCTGCTGCAAGCACTGCCGCAAGCACATCCTGGAGGACAAGCGCCAGGTCCTGTTCCGGGCATGCGGCGTGGAACGCAGTGGGGTGGTCTGCCAGGAGCCGGTGGCCAGCATTCTTGAAGACTCCAGTTGTGTACTGCATCTGACAGTGGCGCCGGCTAAGCGCCAGTATATACAAAAG TTTTATGAACTTCCAAGCACTCCGCCGCTAGAAAGTATTTTCGCAGCCGGCCGTGGTCTCGATAATTTTGTCGCAGAAGACCCACGGATTGATCCGCGCGCGGAAGGCGATGATCTGTTGGATTTTGCAAGTGGTATATTCGAGTTTGATCTCGACACGGCCGATGATCTGGCGAACTCCATCGAGGATGAGTGCGCCATGTTTCTTGACATGGACAGTGACCTGGGCTTAGCCATTGAGGGTGATAGTTTGGACTCTGCCCGTGTAGATTTAGGCTACGAGCAAGAAGCCGAAGAAGTATTAAACGATCTTCACCCCGCTGAAACTCAAGACCAAGAAAATCTCATCGAAAGCCAGCTAGGTTTGAATGAATCCCACGTGCACGACAGTAGCGAACTTAATTTTGAAATCGACGAGTCTGACAGAACTGTTAACGAAGTTTTGAAAATGCTCGAAGGCATTGAGCAAATGCCCTGGTTTGATGCCCTAATGAACTAG
- the LOC128264888 gene encoding uncharacterized protein LOC128264888 isoform X2 — MAFQRSSWRIAWPPLVTHGTACASNLSTPVRFLAKGTRQLGKHTRALRKTEENSFGWILPRGAQLSHTATRKIQERQLNKRRGKSSTFLLEDGSKTWRVRLGRGFRVCITEHSPPAEEMNQSEEDQELTEVINHADNLRGTELISPLELAELMDEIELVLATEESIVRPIDIEQALQTEEMEQEVRAVELEQEVENSFGWIVPLGAELPETVILQIQNRLLKKPHGKRYRCRLDDDSKTWRVIIGSSNNVRIRPHIRLGKEKEQNKDTEQRKDGDPTKDEAQCNLAAEKMDKSEDISQTNEQMELIKQAEETVKSEQAVNIPSDWTVPLGAELSETAILQIQNRLLKKAHGKRCRFTLDDGSKAWRVSIGHSNHVGLRQKEQNKNTEKGKDKAQYNPGAEETNQAEQPNQAEALNQTDEIDESEQLTKIVKVDLKDEIALSVRNSFGWILPLGAKLSDATIAEIQGRVLIGEPRWFLHRDGSKTWRITVGPDHRIRIIEHTPPQTDVMNLSKEEQEQTEEINHQKDEAVKSVQIAQSEKEMEQTVATLGGGNRVSIEHYHRPVEEMEQNKDTDQTKKLWESTRRMM; from the exons ATGGCTTTTCAAAGATCTTCCTGGAGGATTGCGTGGCCACCATTGGTGACGCATGGCACGGCCTGCGCATCAAACTTGTCCACGCCAGTCAGATTCCTTGCCAAGGGGACGAGGCAGCTGGGCAAGCACACCAGGGCACTGAGGAAAACGGAGGAGAACTCGTTCGGCTGGATATTACCTCGGGGAGCACAATTGTCCCACACTGCGACTCGGAAGATCCAGGAACGGCAGCTGAATAAGCGGAGAGGCAAATCCTCGACATTTCTGCTTGAAGATGGGTCGAAAACATGGAGAGTAAGGCTAGGCCGTGGCTTTCGAGTATGCATCACGGAGCACTCTCCTCCCGCGGAGGAGATGAACCAGTCAGAGGAGGATCAGGAGCTCACAGAGGTGATTAACCATGCAGACAATTTAAGGGGAACGGAACTGATTTCCCCATTGGAACTAGCGGAGTTAATGGATGAGATAGAGCTGGTATTGGCAACGGAGGAGTCAATTGTCCGACCTATTGACATAGAGCAAGCTCTGCAGACGGAAGAGATGGAGCAAGAGGTGAGAGCAGTGGAATTGGAACAGGAGGTGGAGAACTCGTTTGGCTGGATAGTCCCACTGGGAGCAGAGCTTCCTGAGACTGTAATCCTGCAAATCCAAAACCGACTGCTAAAAAAGCCGCATGGAAAACGGTACCGATGCCGTCTTGACGATGA TTCAAAAACCTGGAGAGTGATCATTGGCAGCAGTAATAACGTAAGGATCAGACCACACATTCGATTAGGCAAGGAAAAGGAGCAAAATAAGGATACGGAGCAGAGGAAAGATGGGGATCCGACGAAAGATGAGGCGCAGTGCAATCTTGCCGCAGAAAAGATGGACAAGTCAGAGGACATAAGCCAGACAAATGAGCAAATGGAGCTGATTAAGCAGGCGGAGGAAACTGTGAAGTCGGAGCAGGCAGTGAATATCCCGTCCGACTGGACAGTTCCATTGGGAGCTGAACTTTCTGAGACTGCGATCCTGCAAATCCAAAACCGACTGCTAAAAAAGGCGCATGGAAAACGGTGCCGATTCACGCTTGACGATGGTTCAAAGGCCTGGAGAGTGAGCATTGGCCACAGTAATCACGTAGGCCTCAGACAAAAGGAGCAAAATAAGAATACGGAGAAGGGGAAAGACAAGGCGCAGTACAATCCTGGCGCGGAGGAGACTAACCAGGCGGAGCAGCCAAACCAGGCAGAGGCGTTGAACCAGACAGATGAGATAGACGAGTCGGAACAGTTGACCAAGATAGTGAAGGTGGACCTGAAGGATGAGATAGCGCTGTCGGTGCGAAACTCGTTCGGCTGGATACTACCTCTGGGAGCTAAATTGTCTGACGCAACGATTGCGGAGATCCAGGGCCGAGTGCTGATAGGCGAACCCCGATGGTTTCTGCATAGAGATGGGTCGAAAACCTGGAGAATCACCGTGGGCCCTGACCATCGAATACGCATCATCGAGCACACTCCTCCACAGACGGATGTGATGAACCTATCAAAAGAGGAACAGGAGCAGACAGAGGAGATAAACCACCAGAAAGACGAGGCGGTTAAGTCGGTACAGATTGCCCAGTCAGAGAAGGAGATGGAGCAGACGGTGGCAACGCTCGGCGGAGGCAACCGAGTAAGCATCGAGCACTACCATCGTCCAGTTGAGGAAATGGAGCAAAATAAGGATACGGACCAGACGAAAAAATTATGGGAATCGACCAGAAGGATGATGTAA